Part of the Sinorhizobium sp. BG8 genome, GGGATGGCAATCGAGAACTCGGGCATAGCACCCCATCACTACGCGACGTTGCCGGTCGACGCGGAGCGGTCAGCACGGGTGTCCGGGCTTGATGGGCGGCCAGTTCGGCTATGGGATCGAGTTTCCCTGCGATGGCAAATTCTCTCGGCATTCTTCATTGCCACGCTTCTCGCTGGCATCGTCGCCGCGGTTGTCACTGTCTACGATGCGCGCCGGGCTGCCGAATTGGAGATCGCAGCATCGATGCGACTGGCGGAGCGTGTTGTGGTCGAAGCAATCGGTCACGCCCCGTCGGGTGGAACGGGTTCCACTGTTCTCGCGAATCTCGCAAGGGAGTTGGACGGCCTGCGGCATGTTCGAGTTCTCGTGACCGGTGACGGGGGCGGCATGGCATCACTGTTGCCATCGGAGGACAACGAGAGGCAAGAGGAAACAGTGTCGGCACCCGCCTGGTTTACTAGCCTCGTGCGGGTCAATGACGTAAGGCGCGAGATGCGGATCGGCTTGAGCGGACATCAGATTGGCTCCGTCGTGCTTATTGGCCACGCCGGCGACGAGATCGCCGAAGTGTGGAAAGACAGCAAAAATCTTGCCGCGGTCGCCCTTGCGCTTAACGCGGGCGTGGCTGCCATACTTTACGTCGCGCTTGGACGCGTCCTTCGCCCACTGATCAATCTTGGTGAAGGCCTGGAGAAACTGGAAAGAGGTCAGTTCCAATATCGTCTCGCTCGGTCAACGATACCGGAGTTGGCCAATGTCGCTGGCCGCTTCAATGCCCTCGCAGACCGACTGGCTGCCGCGAAAGCCGAAAACAGCCGACTGACGACCAGATTGATCACCGTTCAGGACGACGAGCGGCATCATATCGCGACCGAACTTCACGACGAAATAGGACCCTGTCTGTTCGGCCTCAAAGCGAACATCGCGTCACTGGACCAGTTCGCTGATGACCTTCCGCCAGCCTCAGCCGATCGTATGCGGGAACGCGCGGCGACGCTTGGCGATATAACCGACAAAATCCAAATGCTGAACCGTCGCCTTTTGAACAGAGTTCGCCCGATGGCATTGGGACACGTACCCCTTACTGATCTCGTGACCGGCCTCGTCGCGGACTTCGAGCGGCTCAATACAAGCACAGGAATCTCCCTGGCCCTTGGCGTGGTCGCCCATAGCTATGGCGACAGCATCGATCTTACGGTCTATCGTTGCCTCCAAGAGGGCATAACGAATGCCAAGCGTCATGGAGAAGCGAGGACCATTGCCGTGGAACTGGACGAAATACCAGTTGAGAACGGGCTCTCCCGCGACGCGTCCTCTGCGGTTTTGCACCTTTCCATCAGGGATGATGGGCACGGTTTCGCAGTAGAAACGCCCTGGGGCTTCGGCCTAACCGGAATGGAAGAGCGCGTGCGCGCACTCGGCGGCACCCTGGCGATCGTCGGATTGTCGCAAAGAGGCACCACCCTTACGATTACAATTCCGTTCGACAAAAGCCGAGTACAGACCGCTTCAAAGGCTCGAGGCCGACAAGGAACTAACAAATGACGCGCGTGCTGATTGTCGATGATCATCCAATCGTGCTGCAAGGCTGCAGACGCGTCCTGGAGGACGCGGGCATGTCCGAGATCGCGGAGGCCAGCAGCGCCGTCAACGGCTATCGACTTTTTCGGCGCAACCATCCGGAAATTGTCATCGTCGATCTTGCCTTGCAAGGTAACAGATTGGGCGGGCTTGATCTGATACGCCGCATGCGGTTTCAGAACCGCCGCGTTCCGATCCTGGTCCTCAGCATGCACGCTGATCCTCATATCGTTAGCCGTGCTTTGGAGGCTGGCGCTACCGGCTATGTGCTGAAGGACGCAGGTCCTCGCGACTTTATGGAGGCGATCCAGACGATACGCGCAGGCAAGCCGTACCTGAACCATGAAATCGCCGTGCAGGTGGCCATTCTGGGACCGCGTCAAAGTAGCGGCCTTCACGGCGATCTTTCGCCAAGAGAGTTGCAGACGCTCGCCTTGCTCGCCGAAGGTAAACCATACGCCGAGATCGCGCAGGATCTCAACGTTAGCTACAAGACCGTCGCCAACAATTGCTCGCAACTAAAGGAGAAACTTGGCGCACGCAATCTTCCGGAATTGATCCGAATGGCAATCCAGTACGTCACTGACGGACACGACCGACGGCTCACTCGGCCCCCTGGAATATGACATACTGACTTCGCAGTGGCTTGGCTGAGAAAATCGGAAGGCAAAATCTCCGTTGTCTTAACGTGTGTACGCTCGACGCACGAAAACCTTCGCGCGGAAATCTGCCGCTTTAGGGCCAGAAACCGAAATCCGCGTTCGTCCGCTAAACGCCCCCTAGTCGGCCGTAGAGACCAAATTGGCCGCTACCCGAAAGCAGACGTCGCCCAGCGACAAAGATGCCCGACTTAATTGCGCCAAAGGCATACGTGAGACCGGTTCTTATGTTGGTGTCCGCCGAAAAAACCGCTCTTCCTCTGTGCGATTGATGACTTGCGCCCATTGGGTATAGTGGAGCGCTCCGATTAACACGCTGCTGTGCAAGCGCCGTCTGCCGGTCGCGCGACTGTTCTTATATTGGGGGACGAGATGTCCAACAATGAAGCGCCGACGAACGAGAATGCTCCCTCCCGAGAGATCCGGAATGGAGGGGAGCTTGCTCTGCTGGAAACCATTCCTGGCCACGTGTGGTCGACGGATCCGGTCGGTCGTTTCACCTTCCGGAATCGCAGCATGGAATCCTTTTTTGGGGGTGGTTTCCCAAGAGATCTGGGGGACTGGCTGGAACGCGTGCACACGGACGACCAGCGCCCTGTTGCCGAGACCTGGCAGGCGAGTATTGACACTGGCCAACCACTCGAGAGTGCGCACCGCCTCTGCGGCATTGACGACAAGTACCGTTGGTTTCGCGTGTCCGGACGACCAGTCAGAGACGTCTTTGGACATATCCTCGCTTGGCACGGCCAGACGATCGACATCGAGGATGAAAAGCGGGCCGCAGAGGAATTGCGAGCCCGCTCAATTGAGTTGTCTCTCTTGGTCGACATTGTTCCGAGCCACGTTTGGCTGATGGCGCCCGAGGGCACGACGACCACGGTCAACAAGCACATGGCAGACTTCCTCGGCCTCGACCTGTCCAATGCCGGGAATGTTGAGGCCGTGATGGAAACGATCTTTCATCCCGACGACTCCGAGCCTGTTCGCAGCGAGCTCGGCCGTTGCCTGGCGACGGGTGAGAGTTTTTCAATGAGCTACAGACTTCTGCGGGCAGACGACACGTTTCGTTGGATGTTGGGACGAGTCGAACCAATACGGGACAAGGACGGAAACATCGTACAGTGGTTCGGCCTCTGCCACGACATAGAGGACCAGGTCCAAGCGGCAGCAGCCCTGCGCCGTTCTGCTGAACAGCTTGCTCACGCCGCTCGAGCAGCCAACCTGTCCCAGCTCGCCGCTTCTATCGCACACGAGATCAACCAACCGCTTACCGCGGTAGTAACGGATTCCGAAGTGTGTGTGCGATGGCTGTCTGCGGATCCCCCAAACGTCGAGCGTGGCAAGCAGGCGGCCGAAAGGGTCACGCAAGACGCACTCTCGGCCTTAGATATAGTCGGCCGCATTCGAGCACTGTTCAGGCGCCAGCCACAGACGCGGACGATGGAGGACATCAATCGTCTGGTGACGGAGGTGGTGGCCCTCATGTCCGACGAGTTCTCGGCGAACATGACCCGGGTCGATATGGAACTGGGCGTCCATCTTCCTACGGTCGCGCTGGACCGGATACAGGTGCAACAGGTTCTCGTAAATCTTATCCGGAATGGGATCCAGGCCATGGACGGCACCAACCCAGCCCGTGCCTTGAAGATCAAGTCAACCTGCGATCCTGCAAATGCAATCCTCGTCTCCGTAGAGGATGCAGGAACTGGCTTTACACATCCCGATCGCGTGTTTGAGCCCTTTTTCACAACGAAGAGCAACGGCATGGGGATGGGACTTCCGATTTGTCGTTCGATAGTCGAGGCCCATGGAGGGCGTCTCTGGGTGGAGAACAATCTCACGGGCGGAGCCACGGTCTCGTTCACGCTGCCAGCTACGGAAACCTAATGCCGCGGTTATCTATTGCGGTCGTACTCAGGAGATATTTGGCGCAGACTCTTGAGAGATCAGTCCGTGCGGAGCTTTCCAACCTTTCTGACGAGATCGGCAAGCGACCGAGTTTTCATTTTTCGCATGACGCTCATCCGATGAATCTTCACGGTCATCTCGCAGACGCCAAGCTGGTAGGCGACCTGCTTGTTCATGAGGCCACTGACAACCCCAAACATCACTTCCGTTTCCCGCGGCGTAAGCGTGTCGGCCAGCGTTCGAACCTCATCGCGCTCGGCATCTGCTTGGCGCCGCTCGACATTCACCTGCATTGCATGGTCTACGGCTTCAAGCAAAGCCTGGCTGACAAACGGTTTCATTATGAAATCGGTCGCACCTGCCTTGAGCGCCGCCACGCTGGACGGGACGTCTGCGTGCCCTGTGAGGAAAATCACGGGCATCCTGCTGCCAAGAGAGGCCAACCGGCTTTGCACATCGAGACCAGTCTCGCCAGGCATTTGAAGATCCACTACGACGCAACCGGGACAGTCAGCATCATCAACGGTTTCAAAGAACTCCGTGCCGCTGGCAAAGGCCGCCGCCCTCATGTTGGTCACCGTGAAAAGGTCAAGAAGGGAATCCCGCACGCTCCTGTTGTCATCGATAACGTAGACCGTTGGTTCGATGCTGGGATTCATACCTGCGTTCGAGTTCAACATGTGTGCCTCCGCCCATAGCCCGGTGGATGTGCCTCCGATCCGGTCTTCCTGCCGCTGCAAGGGGTGAGGATTCCCATTTCGATGGCAGAGTTTACGAGCCTTGAAACGAGGTGACCCAAAGTGCCTGAAGCGGCTGCGACGGGTTGCATGCGGCGCTCCACATCGGACGACGTGACACTGGCTGACTGCCAGTTTTGACCACCTGTAAAGTAGCTGTGAAGCATTGGTTGCAAGCGATCGATGGCATTCGCAAACAGGGCCTCAGGCGAAGCATTCGCCTCGAATTCGTCCCAGAGCAACCGAAATTCCACCGCCTGATCCTGGGGCAACAACTCGAAGATCCGTTCGGCAGCCCTGATTTCCCGTTCAAGCTTGTCGGTCGCGCCAACATTGTCGAAGGCAAAGGTATCGCCGGCATCAATTTCGACGATATCATGGATGAGCAGCATCTTGATGACGCGCGGTAGGTCGATGGTCCTGTCGGAATGCTCGGAAAGCACTACTGCCATCAGCGCCACTTGCCACGTGTGTTCCGCATCGTTCTCGACGCGCGAGCGATCCAGCAACGGTGTTCTGCGCAAGACGGTTTTGAGCTTTTCGACTTCAAGTACGAAAGCGAGTTGCTCTGACAGGCGACGGTCGCCTGTGAAATCCTCGATAGATCCTGCCGTCATTCGACTGGCCACGTTTATCCTCCTTTGGCTGGTTCAAAGCGCTTGCGTGAATTCCGTTCGCTTCGGACTGATGTGGATGCCTTCGTCCGAACTGATTGGGAGGAGCAAAGCAAAGTGCTCCTTGATTTCAACTGACGTTTGCGTCCTCGTCACCGCGACGTGCTCCGGGCTGGCCCCTGTTCCCTGGATGGAGAAGTACGTCAGATCGTGCAGGCCGATGGTGCCGAGGATCGTCGTCAGATAGGGTGTCAGAAAGTCTGGCTGGCGGGCCTGTTCCCCCGAGAACCGTCCTCCGGAGGCAACGGCCACGTAAACGGGACGATCACTCAGCATGCCGACCTTACCTCGTGCACCGATTGTGAAGGTCCTACGAGCCCGAACGACATAATCTAGCCATGCCTTCAGCGAGGCCGGGACGGTAAGATTGTGCATCGGTGTACTAACGACAAGGTAATCCGCGCCTTCAAGCTCTCGGACAAGCAGCTCCGACACCGCCATGGATCCTTCCCGTGAGACGTCCTCCCGAGATGACTGAGAAAGGGCATAGTCGTTGTCGATGTGCTGAAGAGAGCCGTCTCCGATGACCCGTTCGCGAACGCTGACAGCTGGCTCTCTTGCCAGCAAGGCCCTTATGATTTCCTGAGAAAGCCGGTAGCTCTCGGCGGTCTTGCCCCGCGGGCTGCAGCTCACATGTAGAATTGTCTTCATGGCTCGGTCCTGAAAAAGTTGGCCGTGCCAACGATTTGGCACAGGATTTCGGCCCAGGTTACCGCGAGAGCGGCTCGTTCCACAGAACCAAGAATGGCGTTTGTGTGTGGGCCATAATAGAGTCGCGGAACAACGCGGACGAGGGATAGTGAAGATGAGCGGTATTCGGAAAAGCAATATCTCTCCCCCGGATCCGAACGCCGACAAGCCTTACTATCGGCAAATTTACGATCGGTTCCTCAATGCATTCTCGGAAGGTGTCCTCAAGCCCGGGGATCGGATACCCGCAGTGCGCGCGCTTGCGAAAGAACTGGGACTGGCAAGAGGCACGGTAGAACAGGCCTACTCCTTGTTGGCGGCGGAAGGATACGTCCTGTCCCTCGGCCAGGCGGGGACCATCGTTTCTCCGGATATCAAGCCACAGCGATCCAGGCCACCTTCAGCCCGCAGCTTTGACCCGCTTCTCGCTCCAGTAACCTATCGGCCCGATACGGTTTTGCCTTTTCAAATGGGGCTTCCAGCGTTGGATGCCTTTCCACGAAAGATATGGGCAAGATTGGGAGCACGGCTGGCTCGCGCTATGCAGCCAGAGGACATGGTCCATCCGGATGTCCGCGGACTTTCCACGCTGCGGACCCAACTTGCCGCGTATTTGCAGGTTTCGCGTGGGATCAACTGCTCTCCCGAGCAGGTCTTCGTCACCAGCGGGTACAGGCATTCGGTCGAGCTTGTGTCCCACTCTCTGTTGAACGCCGGAGACAGCGTATGGCTTGAGAGCCCTGGTTACCCTCCCACCAGAAGGATCCTAGAGCACATGAAAATCACTCCGGTTCCGGTCGCCGTCGATCGGGACGGAATCATGGTTCCAGATGGCATCAAGTCTGCTCCTCGGGCGCGAGCGGCGGTCGTGACGCCCGCACACCAGAGTCCACTCTCGATGTCACTGTCGCTGCCTCGGCGCCTGGAACTGCTGAACTGGGCATCGGAAACCAAGGCTTGGATCGTCGAGGACGACTATGACGGCGAGTACCGTTATGTCAGCCGCCCGCTTTCTGCTCTAAAGAGCCTCGATAGGGATGGTCGGGTCGTATACACAGGGACTTTCAGTAAGGTTCTGTTCCCAGCCATTCGGCTGTCCTACCTCGTGGTGCCAGAGGCCCAGATCGAAACATTCGAACGCGTCGCAGGAGATCTTTCCGGCGGAAGCCCTTCTTTCACTCAAGCCATTGTCTCGGACTTCATGAACGGGGGGCATTTTGCGCGACACATTCAGCGCATGCGGCGGCTGTATTCGGAGCGCCGGGAGGCGACTGTAGCAGGGCTGGACCTTGCGCTCGGCGACAGAGCGGTACGGATCGATCCGCAACCCGGAGGCATGCATCTGATCTTGCGTGTACCGGATGTACCCGACTACGAGCTCGTTTCACGAATGCGGGTAGATGGACTGTATGCGGAAGCGCTGTCGGACTGGACGTTCGAAGGAAATCGGATGTCAGCCATTCTTGTCAACTTTACCAATGTGACGTCGCGGTCGATGGCGGAATCACTCGGTATCCGCATCTGCAAGCTTTTGGACGCTTGATTTATGGCCCAGGTCGGAACTCCATTCTTGGACCTTCAAAACTAGGCCAACAAGAGCGACCTTCCACTTCATCAAGAAAGGGAAGGAACGTTATGACCAATCGTATCAAGTATGCAGAGGTTTCACCGGAAGGCTACAAGGCGTTCGGCGGCGTCTACATGACACTGCAGAAGGGCACTTTGGCGAAGGGCCTTGTCGATCTCGTCAATCTCCGTGTGTCTCAGATTAACGGCTGCGCCTTTTGCATCGACATGCACACGCGCGACCTGATCAAGGAGGGCGTAGATGTCGAGAAGCTCGCGCTGGTAGCGGTATGGCGAGATGCGGGGGCTCTTTTCACAAACCGTGAGCGCGCAGCTCTCGCCTGGGCGGAAACCGTTACCCGCATTTGCGAAACAGGTGTCCCTGATTCCGAGTATGCGGCTGCGGCCGGCTCATTCAACGACAAGGAACTTGCGGATCTCACCTACGCGATCGGCTTGATGAACGCCTTCAATCGATTTGGCGTGTCGTTCCGCTCCATGCCCGTGGCTGCGACCAAGGCCGCTTAACACAGGATACTACGGGTGCTGGCAGGGCCCTCTCTTCGTCAGCGCCCGCCGCTTCATGTGGCCCATTCCAAAGGACATCATCAATATGGCGTGGGGCATGCTCGTCCTCGCAGGCACTCTCGAGATCGTCTTCGCGGTAGCCATGAAATCATCCGAGGGCTTCACGCGAGCCCTCCCAACACTTGTGACCATTGCAAGCGGCCTGTCCAGCGTACTGCTGTTGTCACTCTCTCTGCGTTCGCTGCCGGTCGGGACAGGCTATGCAGTCTGGACAGGTATTGGAGCTGCAGGAACTGCGATCGTCGGAATGATTGCTTTCGGTGATCCGGTCGGGCTGCCGAGACTTCTTTGCATCGGCCTCATCTTTTCAGGGGTCATCGGACTGAAAATCGTGGGTTGAGACTTTCACTACCGGCGATGTCGGTGAGTGATAGCTGCTTACGCTGGAGGCTGGAGGAACGAGCGCAGTTATCTCCACGAAGCCGGAACTCTGACCGCAAGGAGAAGAATTTGTCCGCTATGGTCGAACATCGGTTTTCGCACGTCGACCGCTTTGCGCCCGCATTTTCAGTCGTAGAGACCAACTTGGCCGCGGCCCGAAAGCAGACGTCGCCGGTGACAGGGCTGGACGGCTTGATTGCGCCTTCATAACGGTCATCGAGCCACCGGTCGATGTCGCTGCAAAGCGGACATGACGCGGAGACAACGCGGGTCGCAGTTGCGACAGAAGCGGTCATAACACGATCTTCTGTGTAATGGCGGCGGCTCACTACAGCGCCGTCGCCGGCAGTGTCATTTCAACTTGATCTGAACTTCCTTCAGGTCGCCTTTGAACGCGAAGGGTGGTGTGTAATCGAAGGTCACCGGTTGCCCGCTATCTCCACCAACTCCAAAGGTGTCGATCCCAAAGCGACCCGCGACGGTCTTCTCGATCTTGCCTTCGGCGACCTTCTTGTCATCGATGAATATGCTGGCAGTGCCGGATTTGCCGAGTTCTTTTCCACCCTCGTAGTCGAAATCGAACTGTTGGATCGTCATGCCGAGGCCGAATGCGAGCGGGCAATGGCTCTATTTGGTCCCTTCGCCATTCGGCGGAGGTGCTCCTCCAAAATCCTCAGCCACCCTGCAGAAGTTGACCGATTCGCCCGTCGCTACATCGCCTCGTCTGTGATACATTGGGGTTGAAGCGCTTAGCGCACGCAACCAATCGACCGCTTCAATCCCTGAAAATCTGCAAATTCACCGGACACGGGAGTGCAGGAGGTGCCCCAATGTCACCTCAATGAATGCGGCATTAGTTGCGAGTTCGGATGTTCGCGCATGCGGGACGCGACCGGCTGTGAATGCTTTTGCGAGAGCATGTCACTTCCACCTCTCCAACTTTTCAAGGCGAGGGGGCGGGCTGACCATGACATGATTTTGAGCTTCAGCGCTACCGACATGCCACTTTGCCGGCTAGCCCAGTGGTTCGATATATTGTTTCCCGGGCAGATACTCGTACCAGCTTCGAGGGTTAGCGAGTTGGTCACTACGGATGAAGCGATCAGGGACATCAAGCTCGGGGAATTGATCTAGCGTATAGGCCTGGTGCCATTGCAGAAGCCCCTGGTTGGACGCCACCTTGCGGACTACGTCGGTAATAGTGGGGAAGGATGTTGCGGTTCAAGCTAGACAGGCGCCGCCAGCCTCCCGATCAGGTTTTTCACCAACCATTCCCGGTCTCTCCCTGGAACCAAGCTGCTAGCCGTTTCGTTGCAGGACAGTGACATCACACCCACGGAGGAGATCACAATGGGCATCGAACAAGCACCGACGAAACAGGGCAAAGAATCCGCGCGCGGCCTTCGCAAGGCTGCCGCCGCAGAGGAACGCAAGGTGGAAGCAGAGAAGGGCTCTGAACTTCCTAAAGGAGCGGATCGTTTTGAGGAGCGCTCACGCAGTTCGGACGGGAAGAGCGCCGGCGAAAAGCAACGAGACTGAGTTTTCCGCGCGCGCGGAGCTTTTCAGTTGTTCGGGATGCTCGAATGACTGATCACTATGCGCTTTCCGTATCTTGCATCCAGCTGCGGTTGTGTGTTCAGCAGTTCGTGGGTCACGGGCTTTCTTTTCGGTGTGGAAATTCCAAAGCTTCATTCCCATCTTATGCCAAGAGAAGGACGCCTTCTCAAGCTGGCCAAAGACGGAAAAATCCGGAAAACTTAAGACTTACAGAAACATAGGAGACATGAATGGGTGCCGAACTCGGTCCTCACGTTCAGATGCGCACACTGGCGGAGCGTATGGCCACTGGTTATCAGATGGACACAAAACTCGACTTGGAGCCGTTGGTCGCGCACTACATGGAAGAGGTTGAAGTAAACATTGCTTCCGACAGGTTCGATCACTCGGGATTCATGAGCAACATTCGCGGCCCTCTAAAGATTGTTGCCACAGAAACTTCCAATCCTCGACGCAAGGAGTTCCTGCAAGCCGTGGTCGACGCCCTTCAGAGCCGTCTCCAACAGCCCTAAGCCGACTTAGCCCCGGCCACGCCTCGAGTTCGCTTCTTTGGACGATTAATTGGGTGGCGGGTTCAAAGCCAAACCTTATCACCGGTTTCGAGTTCTCGTCGACGCACGAAAGTTCAAGATGGTTGAGCTTGGCGGCGGCGGTGCGCGAGGCAAGACCCGCGCTCCACTCTGGGGCTTGATAGGTTTTAGCTATCGACACATGCTGTGCGCCCGCTTGACGGGAGAACCGCACAAAAACTACCTGGGCGCATGGACAATTCTTTCATCGGTAAGAAATCGTCAGCCGCTGGCGGCTGGGGGGCGTTGAAAAGCTGCGGCAAAAGACTCCTGCAGACCGGAATGCCAATATCCGGCGCCCGGACGATGCTCAAGGCAAACCAGCCCGATGGGTTCGATTGCCCTGGTTGCGCATGGGGTGACCCCGAACACGGCTCGTCCTTCGAGTTCTGCGAAAACGGTGTAAAGGCCGTGGCCTGGGAAGCGACCGAGAAGCGTGCTTCGCCCACGTTCTTCGCCGCACATACGGTCACCGAGTTGCGGCGGATGACCGACTACGAGGTCGAACTGAATGGCCGGCTCACACATCCGATGCGCTATGATCGGCTGTCTGACCGATATGTCCCGGTCGAGTGGGAGTCAGCGTTCTCGGAAATCGGCACGATCCTTCGCGACCTGCCGACTCCGGACAGCGCCGAGTTCTATACGTCGGGCCGTGCGAGCAACGAAGCAGCCTACCTCTACCAGCTCTTTGTACGCCTCTACGGAACCAACAATTTCCCGGATTGCTCGAACATGTGCCACGAGGCAAGCGGTGTCGCCTTGAAACAGGCCATTGGGGTCGGGAAGGGCACGGTCCTTCTTGAGGACTTCGAACACGCCGACGCCATCTTTGTCATTGGACAGAACCCCGGCACGAACCATCCTCGCATGCTCGGTGATCTTCGTCGTGCCGCCATGCGCGGCGCCCGTATCCTGGTCTTCAATCCAGTTAGGGAGAAGGGGCTAGAGAGGTTCTCCGATCCCCAGGACAAGATCGAGATGATCCGCGGCGGCTCGACCGAAATCGCCAGCCACTATTTTCAGCCGAAACTTGGCGGAGACATGGCTGCTTTCCGCGGAATGGCGAAGGTGGTGTTCGATGCTGAACGCGATGCCATCGCTTCCGGCGACCCATCGGTCTTGGACCAAGCGTTTATCGCGGAGCACTGCCAGGGATTCGAGCAATACCGCGATGCGGTCGAGGCCACCTCGTGGGGCGAGATTGAAAGCCAGTCAGGTCTCACACGAGAAGATATCGAGAAGGCTGCAGAGGTCTACCTGAACGCCTCGAAAGTGATCTGCACCTGGGCAATGGGAGTAACGCAGCATCACCACTCGGTGGAGACAATCCGTGAGATTGCCAACTTCATGTTCCTGCGTGGCAACGTGGGCAAGCCTGGCAATGGCCTATGCCCCGTCCGTGGCCACTCCAACGTTCAAGGCGACCGCACGGTCGGGATCAACGAGCAACCGTCGTCCGAATTCCTGGACGCACTCGAAGCGGAGTTCGGCGTTCCCATGCCACGCCGCCATGGCCACAATGTCCTGGCGGCCATAGGAGCGATGCTTGACGGCTCGGCCAAGGCGTTCATCGGGCTTGGCGGCAACTTCGCTCGCGCCACGCCGGACAGTACCCTTGTCGAGAAGGCGCTGAAGAACCTGAAGCTTACCGTCAACATCGCGACGAAGCCCAATCATTCGCATCTGATGCCGGGCGAGGTCTCCTACATCCTGCCATGTCTCGGCCGGACGGAAATGGAACTGTCCGCCGATGGGAGGTCTCAGCTCATCAGCGTGGAGGACTCCATGAGCATGGTTCACGGCTCGGCTGGCATCAACCGACCGGCTTCACCCCATCTTCTTTCTGAAGTGGCGATCATCGCCGGCATCGCCGGCGCGACGGTTGGATCGGACGTCGTGGATTGGAAGGCGCTTGCCGGGAACTACGACCTGATCCGCGACCGCATCGAGGCTACGATCCCAGGGTTCGACAATTACAACGAGCGCCTTCGCAAACCACGCGGCTTCC contains:
- a CDS encoding PAS domain-containing sensor histidine kinase yields the protein MSNNEAPTNENAPSREIRNGGELALLETIPGHVWSTDPVGRFTFRNRSMESFFGGGFPRDLGDWLERVHTDDQRPVAETWQASIDTGQPLESAHRLCGIDDKYRWFRVSGRPVRDVFGHILAWHGQTIDIEDEKRAAEELRARSIELSLLVDIVPSHVWLMAPEGTTTTVNKHMADFLGLDLSNAGNVEAVMETIFHPDDSEPVRSELGRCLATGESFSMSYRLLRADDTFRWMLGRVEPIRDKDGNIVQWFGLCHDIEDQVQAAAALRRSAEQLAHAARAANLSQLAASIAHEINQPLTAVVTDSEVCVRWLSADPPNVERGKQAAERVTQDALSALDIVGRIRALFRRQPQTRTMEDINRLVTEVVALMSDEFSANMTRVDMELGVHLPTVALDRIQVQQVLVNLIRNGIQAMDGTNPARALKIKSTCDPANAILVSVEDAGTGFTHPDRVFEPFFTTKSNGMGMGLPICRSIVEAHGGRLWVENNLTGGATVSFTLPATET
- a CDS encoding carboxymuconolactone decarboxylase family protein, with the translated sequence MTNRIKYAEVSPEGYKAFGGVYMTLQKGTLAKGLVDLVNLRVSQINGCAFCIDMHTRDLIKEGVDVEKLALVAVWRDAGALFTNRERAALAWAETVTRICETGVPDSEYAAAAGSFNDKELADLTYAIGLMNAFNRFGVSFRSMPVAATKAA
- a CDS encoding ATP-binding protein — translated: MAIENSGIAPHHYATLPVDAERSARVSGLDGRPVRLWDRVSLRWQILSAFFIATLLAGIVAAVVTVYDARRAAELEIAASMRLAERVVVEAIGHAPSGGTGSTVLANLARELDGLRHVRVLVTGDGGGMASLLPSEDNERQEETVSAPAWFTSLVRVNDVRREMRIGLSGHQIGSVVLIGHAGDEIAEVWKDSKNLAAVALALNAGVAAILYVALGRVLRPLINLGEGLEKLERGQFQYRLARSTIPELANVAGRFNALADRLAAAKAENSRLTTRLITVQDDERHHIATELHDEIGPCLFGLKANIASLDQFADDLPPASADRMRERAATLGDITDKIQMLNRRLLNRVRPMALGHVPLTDLVTGLVADFERLNTSTGISLALGVVAHSYGDSIDLTVYRCLQEGITNAKRHGEARTIAVELDEIPVENGLSRDASSAVLHLSIRDDGHGFAVETPWGFGLTGMEERVRALGGTLAIVGLSQRGTTLTITIPFDKSRVQTASKARGRQGTNK
- a CDS encoding response regulator is translated as MLNSNAGMNPSIEPTVYVIDDNRSVRDSLLDLFTVTNMRAAAFASGTEFFETVDDADCPGCVVVDLQMPGETGLDVQSRLASLGSRMPVIFLTGHADVPSSVAALKAGATDFIMKPFVSQALLEAVDHAMQVNVERRQADAERDEVRTLADTLTPRETEVMFGVVSGLMNKQVAYQLGVCEMTVKIHRMSVMRKMKTRSLADLVRKVGKLRTD
- a CDS encoding PLP-dependent aminotransferase family protein, whose protein sequence is MSGIRKSNISPPDPNADKPYYRQIYDRFLNAFSEGVLKPGDRIPAVRALAKELGLARGTVEQAYSLLAAEGYVLSLGQAGTIVSPDIKPQRSRPPSARSFDPLLAPVTYRPDTVLPFQMGLPALDAFPRKIWARLGARLARAMQPEDMVHPDVRGLSTLRTQLAAYLQVSRGINCSPEQVFVTSGYRHSVELVSHSLLNAGDSVWLESPGYPPTRRILEHMKITPVPVAVDRDGIMVPDGIKSAPRARAAVVTPAHQSPLSMSLSLPRRLELLNWASETKAWIVEDDYDGEYRYVSRPLSALKSLDRDGRVVYTGTFSKVLFPAIRLSYLVVPEAQIETFERVAGDLSGGSPSFTQAIVSDFMNGGHFARHIQRMRRLYSERREATVAGLDLALGDRAVRIDPQPGGMHLILRVPDVPDYELVSRMRVDGLYAEALSDWTFEGNRMSAILVNFTNVTSRSMAESLGIRICKLLDA
- a CDS encoding NAD(P)H-dependent oxidoreductase; this translates as MKTILHVSCSPRGKTAESYRLSQEIIRALLAREPAVSVRERVIGDGSLQHIDNDYALSQSSREDVSREGSMAVSELLVRELEGADYLVVSTPMHNLTVPASLKAWLDYVVRARRTFTIGARGKVGMLSDRPVYVAVASGGRFSGEQARQPDFLTPYLTTILGTIGLHDLTYFSIQGTGASPEHVAVTRTQTSVEIKEHFALLLPISSDEGIHISPKRTEFTQAL
- a CDS encoding multidrug efflux SMR transporter — its product is MAWGMLVLAGTLEIVFAVAMKSSEGFTRALPTLVTIASGLSSVLLLSLSLRSLPVGTGYAVWTGIGAAGTAIVGMIAFGDPVGLPRLLCIGLIFSGVIGLKIVG
- a CDS encoding HD domain-containing protein, with product MASRMTAGSIEDFTGDRRLSEQLAFVLEVEKLKTVLRRTPLLDRSRVENDAEHTWQVALMAVVLSEHSDRTIDLPRVIKMLLIHDIVEIDAGDTFAFDNVGATDKLEREIRAAERIFELLPQDQAVEFRLLWDEFEANASPEALFANAIDRLQPMLHSYFTGGQNWQSASVTSSDVERRMQPVAAASGTLGHLVSRLVNSAIEMGILTPCSGRKTGSEAHPPGYGRRHTC
- a CDS encoding response regulator transcription factor produces the protein MTRVLIVDDHPIVLQGCRRVLEDAGMSEIAEASSAVNGYRLFRRNHPEIVIVDLALQGNRLGGLDLIRRMRFQNRRVPILVLSMHADPHIVSRALEAGATGYVLKDAGPRDFMEAIQTIRAGKPYLNHEIAVQVAILGPRQSSGLHGDLSPRELQTLALLAEGKPYAEIAQDLNVSYKTVANNCSQLKEKLGARNLPELIRMAIQYVTDGHDRRLTRPPGI